From the genome of Methylocystis heyeri:
TTCACGTTCGAGTCGGAACATTAAGATGAAAGACCGTTTTGGAGAACGAAGGATCAGGATCTTGTCAAGAATATGAGCAATAGAGCGTATCGCCCTTGGGAAATATACGTCCCATTGAACATTTTGGACATAGTATAAATCGATCTTCGACACTGGCAAATGCTGATCAGCTATAGCTCTCAATATAACTTTGTCGTTTGATAGCCTATAATAGGCAGGGTAGTCGTTTGCCATTGGATTGACATAGCGCCTGTACAAAGCCAGAACGCCGGAGCGTTGGATGAGTCTCGTAACAAATGTAAATGGATGGTGGTAGTTTGGACTCATCGACCAGTAAACGCCACCAGGCTTCAATATATCAGTCGCTTTTCTAAGAAAGGGCTTTGCATCCTCGACGTGCTCGACTACATTGTAAGAATACGCTACATCGTAGGTCTCTGAGGGTACAGGAATATTTTCTAAGGGACAAACCCAGCGGTTTACGAGATGAGTTGGAGGTTCCATAACAGGAAAGGGATCAACCCCGTCGAGCCAGTTAATCCGGTTTGAAAAATATTTGTATGACGGGTTAAGACCGTGCCCGCATCCAATATCTAGGACGCGCCCTGATAATGCTTTCTCTTGATTTATAAACTCACCGTAGATTCGTTGAAAATTACCTCGATCGGCATCGTAATCGCTATAGCATCCACCTACATCGATGAAATGATAATTAACTACCATCCTTTTGCGTCTCAGATCGACCTCAGATGGTTTGCGTGCTTCTTTTAGCATGATTAGCGTGTCTCCTTTAGAGCCGATCCGACGCAAGTTTGATCCAAACGGTCCTGCGTCCCTCGATGCTACCCCTGTCCGGGCGCCCGCGAGTGATCGATGTCTCCACGGCGACGATCCTCGTCGCCAGGGATGACAACCTTCTCAGGCGAAGCGCTCAACCGTGAATTTGAAAACGTAATCTCAGCTCGACCTTCTCACTAACGCTCCGCAATGGTAGCTAAAGATACGGGAAGCCAAGTAGGGGTTGAGAGCCAATGCGCCTCTCCGAATCGCCATCTTTGCCATCCCCCTCATTCTGCCGCAATAAAAACTATGCACCTCCAGCGTATGGTCGAAAATTTCCAATCCGATAACCTCAAGGCCGCAGGTTTGAAGCAGCAAGGAAAATGACTCAGGTGTGTATGCATTTATATGACCTATATTCAAGGTTTTCTGCAAGTCATTATATGTAGTCCTTGCGTGAAGTTCGCATGGAACCTCAAAATACATCAGCCCCTTGGTAACCCGGGACATTTCTTTAATCAGCGCTCTTGGGTTATCAATATGCTCAATGACATGAGTTGCGTAAGTAAAATCGAAGTTACGATCTTCGAATGGAATCGCATCTCCGTCGTATTGAAGTAGCCTGATATCTTCGCCTACGTCTCTATTACGATCGAGGTCGATCACGTCGATCCCGTGAAATTCCCGCCCGATCCCGATATTCTTTAGCTCCTGCAGAACGATCCCTGTCCCGCACCCAACTTCGAGGATCTTTCCTTGACTAACGTTTTCATCGCGGATATCGCCGCTCTTGCTTTTGGCATTATTAGTTAGAATATGGGCTATATTGCCAGACTTTTCCTTCGCGCCGAACTGTCTCCATTGAATCATTTTGCTTGAATAGCTGGTGTCATAATGAGCATTGTGCGGTTTAACATCAAATTGAAACGGCGCCATGGTTCCTCCTTTTTCGGTCCAGCTCTTTCAGGTGTGCGCAGCCTCGGTGTTTGACCAACCGAACTTGGTGTCGGGTCAGGCGGGACGCGCTTCAGAGCCGAAGTATGTTCCGGCTTCCTGCGGAAACGCGGCGAGAAATGCCCTCGCCGAATTCTTCAGAGATTGGTTCTCCATGACTTCCCCGAGCCGCCGGACTCGCTGTGTCTTGCGGGAGGAAGCCAAAACGATTCCATCCTCGTTCGCCAACAGTGCGCAGGACAGCAGAACATCGGCG
Proteins encoded in this window:
- a CDS encoding class I SAM-dependent methyltransferase — protein: MLKEARKPSEVDLRRKRMVVNYHFIDVGGCYSDYDADRGNFQRIYGEFINQEKALSGRVLDIGCGHGLNPSYKYFSNRINWLDGVDPFPVMEPPTHLVNRWVCPLENIPVPSETYDVAYSYNVVEHVEDAKPFLRKATDILKPGGVYWSMSPNYHHPFTFVTRLIQRSGVLALYRRYVNPMANDYPAYYRLSNDKVILRAIADQHLPVSKIDLYYVQNVQWDVYFPRAIRSIAHILDKILILRSPKRSFILMFRLEREAESPT
- a CDS encoding class I SAM-dependent methyltransferase — encoded protein: MAPFQFDVKPHNAHYDTSYSSKMIQWRQFGAKEKSGNIAHILTNNAKSKSGDIRDENVSQGKILEVGCGTGIVLQELKNIGIGREFHGIDVIDLDRNRDVGEDIRLLQYDGDAIPFEDRNFDFTYATHVIEHIDNPRALIKEMSRVTKGLMYFEVPCELHARTTYNDLQKTLNIGHINAYTPESFSLLLQTCGLEVIGLEIFDHTLEVHSFYCGRMRGMAKMAIRRGALALNPYLASRIFSYHCGALVRRSS